A region of Candidatus Bathyarchaeota archaeon DNA encodes the following proteins:
- the nucS gene encoding endonuclease NucS, protein MQAPNNKILVLTHPSLAEAAALIEKAFSQRRTLLVAGNCHVHYAGRANSTLNYGERLLIIKSDGSLLVHRPTGYEPVNWQPSGAVFHVEIKDGKLDVHGVRQKPRETVKVTFSEVLMVSAMNLLDSGEFLLHASEDDMHRAILLKPELLEAGFKPISWEKHVEPGFVDIYGEDKDGKLVIVEVKRKTASKENVLQLAKYIEPIKAKTHRPVRAILAAPSLGKDVQRLLVSMGLEFKAVDPKECALVLRKASNSKLEAFFKEK, encoded by the coding sequence TTGCAGGCACCTAACAACAAAATCCTGGTCTTAACACATCCATCTTTGGCGGAAGCCGCCGCATTAATAGAGAAAGCCTTCAGCCAACGCAGAACACTCTTAGTCGCAGGAAACTGCCATGTGCATTACGCAGGCAGAGCCAATTCTACACTGAACTATGGCGAAAGGCTCTTGATCATTAAATCCGACGGTTCGCTGCTTGTGCATCGCCCAACTGGGTATGAACCCGTGAATTGGCAGCCCAGCGGCGCCGTTTTTCATGTGGAAATAAAAGACGGAAAACTGGACGTGCATGGGGTGCGCCAGAAACCCAGAGAAACCGTCAAAGTCACCTTCTCAGAAGTGCTGATGGTTTCAGCTATGAATTTGTTGGATAGCGGCGAGTTTCTGCTGCATGCCAGCGAAGACGACATGCACCGAGCGATTCTACTAAAACCCGAACTGCTCGAAGCAGGCTTTAAGCCGATTAGTTGGGAGAAACATGTGGAACCTGGGTTCGTGGATATCTACGGCGAAGACAAAGACGGCAAACTCGTCATCGTCGAAGTCAAACGCAAAACCGCATCCAAAGAAAACGTGCTGCAACTAGCAAAATACATCGAACCTATCAAAGCCAAAACGCACCGTCCCGTCCGCGCCATCCTCGCTGCCCCAAGTCTCGGCAAAGATGTACAGCGGCTGTTGGTGTCGATGGGGTTAGAGTTTAAGGCGGTGGACCCCAAAGAATGCGCGCTGGTCCTGCGTAAAGCAAGCAACTCAAAGCTCGAAGCTTTCTTCAAAGAAAAATAG
- a CDS encoding class I SAM-dependent methyltransferase, with amino-acid sequence MCSANVFMAVLGYIRILEGTHAMAWTSKRRVMHAYNVTAEIYDERYSEEQQRKYRKALENVDVADDAVLDVGCGSGLFFSQVASKAKIVVGVDVSLGLLKKANEQAKVFGNVFVLQADADHLPFRAGVFGGVFAFTVLQNMPKPAQTLLELRRVAKGSGKIVVTGLKKAFRLEEFMDLLEGSGMSISAFVDEEAINCYLATLTA; translated from the coding sequence GTGTGTTCAGCTAACGTATTTATGGCTGTGCTTGGGTACATAAGAATTCTTGAAGGAACACACGCTATGGCTTGGACAAGCAAGCGCAGAGTCATGCACGCCTACAACGTAACCGCAGAAATCTATGATGAACGCTACTCAGAAGAGCAACAACGGAAATACCGAAAAGCTCTCGAAAATGTTGACGTCGCGGATGATGCGGTTTTGGATGTGGGTTGCGGTTCAGGTTTATTCTTTAGTCAAGTCGCCTCAAAAGCGAAAATAGTTGTGGGCGTGGATGTTTCGCTGGGTTTGCTCAAGAAAGCCAACGAGCAAGCGAAAGTGTTTGGGAATGTTTTTGTGTTGCAGGCAGACGCTGACCATTTACCGTTTCGCGCGGGCGTTTTCGGCGGGGTTTTTGCGTTTACGGTGCTTCAGAATATGCCTAAACCAGCCCAAACGCTCCTTGAACTCAGAAGAGTCGCCAAAGGCAGCGGCAAAATCGTGGTGACTGGGTTGAAGAAGGCGTTTCGGCTTGAGGAATTCATGGATTTGCTTGAGGGCAGCGGAATGTCCATCTCTGCGTTTGTTGATGAGGAGGCAATAAACTGCTATCTCGCCACTTTAACGGCTTAG